From Phycisphaerae bacterium, the proteins below share one genomic window:
- the rplO gene encoding 50S ribosomal protein L15, with product MMIAEITSKAKRNRRRKRVGRGPGSGHGKTSTRGHKGEKARTGTRGHVLREGGQMLFFRRIPKRGFSNFRFRRTFQVVNIAALQETFEDGAKINPSVLAEAGLIRSAADPVKILGVGDLSKKFDVEATCFSTSAAMKITRAGGQIKSLG from the coding sequence ATGATGATTGCTGAGATTACCTCGAAGGCCAAGCGCAACCGACGTCGCAAGCGGGTCGGTCGCGGTCCGGGTTCGGGTCACGGCAAGACCAGTACCCGCGGGCACAAGGGCGAGAAGGCCCGGACCGGGACGCGTGGGCATGTGCTCCGCGAGGGCGGCCAGATGCTGTTCTTTCGCAGGATTCCCAAGCGGGGCTTTTCGAACTTCCGTTTCCGGCGGACGTTCCAGGTGGTTAATATCGCAGCGTTGCAGGAAACGTTCGAGGACGGAGCCAAGATCAACCCTTCGGTTCTGGCGGAGGCCGGTCTGATCCGAAGTGCCGCCGATCCCGTGAAGATCCTCGGCGTCGGTGACCTGTCGAAGAAGTTTGACGTCGAGGCAACCTGCTTCAGTACGTCGGCCGCGATGAAGATCACGCGAGCGGGGGGCCAGATCAAGTCGCTCGGCTGA
- the secY gene encoding preprotein translocase subunit SecY, protein MFSTLANIFRIPELRKKLMFTLGLLIIYRLGFYIPLPGINQDEMAKAAEAAGGGTGFGQMAAVFALFTGGDLQQSTIFGLGIMPYISASIIFQLLATVVPWLEKLQKEGESGRKKINEYTRYATVGLCLIQGVFWVNYMINSRYVYRDFEDSVLFMMMAVMALTTGTIFLMWLGEQIDEYGIGNGISLIIMAGIIARMPNAVIEVYQRADFSVGAGAPQGAMTPLKIIFILVAFVAVVAGAILITQAQRRIPIQQAKHTRGRRVLGGQRQYLPLRVNHGGVMPIIFASSLMIFPGILMSYLASAFGGSNILRILSDQLRTGSYLHELGYIGMIYFFAYFWTAVQFQPKEMANNLRDYGSFIPGLRPGKRTADYLERVMTRITYVGATFLAIIAVIPTVVFVSLDVPYQISAFLGGTGLLIVVSVALDVVQRIEANLVMRNYKGFLGASD, encoded by the coding sequence ATGTTCAGCACATTGGCGAACATTTTCAGGATCCCTGAGCTGCGCAAGAAGTTGATGTTCACGCTCGGGCTGCTGATCATCTATCGCCTGGGGTTTTACATTCCTTTGCCCGGTATCAACCAGGACGAGATGGCGAAGGCGGCCGAGGCGGCCGGGGGCGGCACGGGCTTCGGGCAGATGGCCGCGGTTTTCGCTCTGTTTACCGGCGGCGATCTTCAGCAGAGCACCATTTTCGGGCTCGGGATCATGCCGTATATTTCCGCCTCGATCATTTTCCAGCTCCTGGCGACCGTGGTGCCCTGGCTCGAGAAGCTTCAGAAGGAGGGCGAATCGGGCCGCAAGAAGATCAACGAGTATACTCGTTACGCCACCGTCGGACTGTGTCTGATCCAGGGCGTGTTCTGGGTCAACTACATGATCAACTCGCGCTACGTCTACAGGGACTTTGAGGATTCAGTTCTTTTCATGATGATGGCCGTCATGGCTCTGACGACGGGGACCATATTCCTGATGTGGCTCGGCGAGCAGATCGACGAATACGGTATCGGCAACGGCATCAGTCTGATCATCATGGCCGGTATCATTGCCCGAATGCCCAATGCCGTCATCGAGGTCTATCAGCGGGCGGATTTCAGCGTGGGCGCGGGGGCCCCGCAGGGTGCGATGACGCCGCTCAAGATCATCTTCATCCTGGTAGCGTTTGTGGCCGTGGTGGCCGGCGCGATTCTGATCACCCAGGCTCAGAGGCGTATTCCGATCCAGCAAGCCAAGCACACCCGCGGCCGGCGTGTTCTTGGCGGCCAGCGACAGTACCTGCCCTTGCGGGTCAATCACGGCGGCGTGATGCCGATCATTTTCGCCAGTTCTCTGATGATTTTTCCGGGCATTCTAATGAGTTACCTGGCGAGCGCTTTTGGCGGCAGCAACATCCTGAGAATCCTCTCCGATCAATTGAGGACGGGCAGCTATCTCCACGAGCTGGGCTACATCGGAATGATATACTTCTTTGCCTACTTCTGGACCGCGGTTCAGTTCCAGCCCAAAGAGATGGCCAACAACCTGCGGGATTACGGGAGCTTCATTCCCGGCCTGCGGCCCGGCAAGCGGACGGCGGACTACCTTGAACGGGTGATGACGCGTATCACCTACGTGGGTGCGACCTTCCTGGCGATCATTGCGGTGATTCCGACCGTGGTGTTCGTGTCGTTGGACGTTCCCTATCAGATCTCGGCCTTCCTGGGGGGCACGGGTTTGCTGATCGTGGTAAGCGTGGCCCTGGACGTGGTCCAGCGGATCGAGGCCAATCTGGTGATGCGCAACTACAAGGGGTTCCTGGGCGCCTCGGATTAG
- the map gene encoding type I methionyl aminopeptidase yields MRTIKRRSRTAGLKTPEEIERMRRAGRLVHQVLRRIEQYVRPGVTTAELNAVAEDMIRQAGAEALFRGQRNDRARFPFPAALCTSVNEQVVHGIPGERVLAEGDVVSVDCGVRLEGYCGDAATTIPVGTVSEPVKRLLRVTREALGIAVARIRPKVWWSEIAAEMQAHVEAAGFSVVRDFVGHGIGSSMHEEPKIPNYVDPRERRLDFLLTEGMTLAIEPMVNMGSPQVVYEDSTGWPVVTKDRQYAAHFEHTIAVTGHGADVLTDGR; encoded by the coding sequence TTGAGAACGATCAAGCGACGATCCCGAACCGCAGGGTTGAAGACACCGGAGGAAATCGAGCGGATGCGACGGGCCGGGCGGCTCGTCCATCAGGTGCTTCGCCGGATCGAGCAATACGTGCGGCCGGGCGTGACGACGGCCGAACTGAACGCGGTCGCCGAGGACATGATCCGGCAGGCGGGGGCTGAGGCCCTCTTTCGAGGGCAGCGTAACGACCGAGCGAGATTCCCGTTTCCCGCGGCCCTGTGCACCAGCGTGAACGAGCAGGTGGTACACGGGATACCGGGTGAGCGGGTGCTCGCGGAAGGCGACGTGGTCAGTGTGGACTGCGGCGTTCGGCTGGAGGGCTACTGCGGGGACGCCGCCACGACGATTCCCGTGGGCACGGTGAGCGAACCGGTGAAACGGTTGCTGAGGGTGACCCGGGAGGCGTTGGGGATCGCGGTGGCCCGTATTCGCCCGAAGGTGTGGTGGAGCGAGATCGCCGCCGAGATGCAGGCCCATGTGGAAGCGGCGGGTTTTTCGGTGGTACGTGATTTTGTCGGCCACGGAATCGGCAGCAGCATGCACGAGGAGCCGAAAATACCCAACTATGTCGATCCGAGGGAGCGGCGACTGGATTTCCTGCTCACGGAAGGAATGACGCTGGCGATCGAGCCCATGGTGAACATGGGATCGCCGCAGGTGGTTTATGAGGACTCTACGGGGTGGCCGGTGGTGACCAAGGACCGGCAGTATGCGGCCCATTTTGAGCACAC
- a CDS encoding adenylate kinase, translating to MNLVILGPPGAGKGTQAVRLAQAFSLRHLSSGDLLRAERARGSELGKKAAEYMDAGKLVPDEIIIGAVLAQLSSLGDKAGLLLDGFPRTVAQAESLDKALAEAGKRVDAVPALAVPDEMILDRITGRRTCPRCNAVYHVKTLPPAQEGICDADGTALVQRPDDTAEVVRQRLDAYHRQTAPLEAYYRKKGLLVEVDGSLEMDAVFRALSKAVRRRLGME from the coding sequence ATGAATCTGGTCATTCTTGGTCCTCCTGGAGCCGGTAAGGGCACGCAGGCCGTGCGACTGGCCCAGGCCTTTTCGCTGCGGCACCTGTCGAGCGGCGACTTGCTGCGGGCCGAGCGGGCCAGAGGGTCCGAGTTGGGCAAGAAGGCCGCAGAGTATATGGACGCGGGCAAGCTGGTTCCGGATGAAATCATCATCGGGGCGGTTCTGGCCCAGTTGAGCAGCCTGGGTGACAAGGCGGGTTTGCTCCTGGACGGGTTCCCCCGAACGGTGGCGCAGGCCGAGAGCCTGGATAAGGCCTTGGCCGAAGCCGGCAAGCGGGTGGATGCGGTTCCCGCGCTGGCGGTGCCTGATGAGATGATCCTTGACCGGATCACCGGGCGGCGTACTTGTCCCCGGTGTAACGCGGTTTATCATGTAAAAACCCTGCCGCCGGCACAGGAGGGCATTTGTGACGCCGATGGCACCGCACTGGTTCAGCGTCCGGACGACACGGCTGAGGTTGTGAGACAACGGTTGGATGCCTATCACCGACAGACTGCTCCTTTGGAAGCTTACTATCGGAAGAAGGGGCTTCTTGTGGAGGTGGACGGCAGCCTAGAGATGGACGCAGTATTCCGGGCGCTGTCGAAAGCGGTTCGCCGACGGTTGGGAATGGAATGA